One Syntrophorhabdaceae bacterium genomic region harbors:
- a CDS encoding HAMP domain-containing sensor histidine kinase, protein MKLRSTYTKIFLSFLAVLFITEVLVFFLFIMLPARHFAIRFDEFVKSKVQSIKGIAEGKILSSPDAGLSGNTALKEFITDFGRLSGAQVWLTGPDGRTGLQSFSGEPPDLSQVSETSRPRRQRFFRLYAIRDVNVHTLIPLTPSGRYAGDLHILFKRPASSPPKGLFALGLLVIGTVVALAAIPVSRLITRRIRQLRLSAALIAEGDLSHRVVVRGKDEISNLAGAFNDMAEKVEAMLKGRKELTANISHELRAPLTRIRIAEELVREKAADGVAGAKALEGHLDAIREDIDELDVLIGRILDLSKLDMGQTPLRPEALDPSELIRELMEKFRPVIERKGLRVAADLSRGGSCLLDKETLRLALMNVLDNSIKFCPDGGDISAHVAWKPDATEIRITNTAEELSREDLSRIFDPFHRLKQSAAAGSGLGLTIAKKAVERLGGTIEAAYREGGLEIIISLPRQ, encoded by the coding sequence GTGAAGCTCAGGTCCACCTATACGAAGATATTCCTCTCCTTTCTCGCGGTCCTCTTTATCACGGAAGTCCTCGTCTTCTTTCTCTTCATCATGCTTCCCGCGCGCCACTTTGCAATCCGGTTCGATGAGTTCGTCAAATCGAAGGTCCAGTCAATCAAAGGGATCGCGGAGGGGAAGATCCTCTCCTCTCCTGACGCGGGGTTGTCCGGGAACACCGCCCTCAAAGAATTCATTACGGATTTCGGCAGGCTCTCGGGGGCGCAGGTATGGCTGACAGGACCCGACGGCAGGACAGGGTTGCAATCTTTTTCCGGCGAGCCCCCTGATCTGTCTCAAGTCTCCGAAACAAGCCGCCCCCGTAGGCAGCGGTTTTTCAGGCTCTATGCCATAAGAGACGTCAATGTCCATACCCTTATTCCCCTCACGCCTTCAGGGAGATATGCGGGCGACCTCCATATCCTCTTCAAAAGACCGGCCTCCTCTCCTCCCAAAGGGCTCTTTGCCCTCGGCCTGCTTGTGATAGGCACGGTGGTCGCCCTGGCCGCAATTCCCGTTTCCCGCCTTATCACCAGGCGGATCAGGCAGCTCCGCCTGTCTGCCGCCCTGATTGCGGAGGGGGACCTCTCTCACCGGGTGGTCGTCCGGGGCAAGGATGAGATCAGCAATCTCGCGGGAGCATTTAACGACATGGCGGAAAAGGTCGAAGCCATGTTAAAGGGCAGAAAAGAGCTTACCGCGAACATATCACACGAGCTGCGGGCGCCCCTGACGAGAATCCGGATTGCGGAAGAACTGGTCCGCGAGAAAGCGGCAGACGGGGTTGCAGGCGCAAAGGCATTGGAGGGACATCTCGACGCCATCCGGGAAGACATCGATGAGCTCGACGTATTGATCGGTCGAATCCTCGATTTATCGAAGCTGGACATGGGGCAAACCCCGCTCCGTCCTGAGGCTCTCGATCCTTCCGAACTGATAAGGGAGTTGATGGAGAAATTCCGTCCTGTCATAGAACGAAAAGGCCTCCGCGTCGCCGCCGACCTTTCCCGGGGTGGATCTTGTCTTCTCGACAAAGAGACGCTGCGCCTCGCGCTCATGAACGTCCTCGATAACTCAATCAAATTCTGTCCCGATGGAGGGGATATCTCCGCCCATGTGGCATGGAAGCCCGATGCGACCGAGATTCGCATCACGAATACCGCCGAAGAGCTGTCCCGGGAAGACCTTTCCCGGATCTTCGATCCCTTTCACCGGTTGAAACAATCTGCTGCCGCAGGTTCGGGATTGGGTCTCACCATCGCCAAAAAAGCAGTCGAACGGCTCGGAGGCACGATCGAGGCGGCATACAGGGAAGGAGGGCTTGAGATCATTATCTCCCTGCCGCGACAGTAA
- a CDS encoding universal stress protein, whose protein sequence is MIKRILLGLGGTPYTTVAIQRAVQLARRYDAEITGVVVVNPERLKKSGAGDREGMLSASHRIIMTRELIEQAVNTFQSSCAAEGIRYRIEQSDRETAVDQIISLARYHDLMIFGLRGIFEYDISFEEPQETLARLISAGVRPIIAESDKFRPIHKVLIAYSGSMESAKIMKRFVQLRLWPESTVRIGTFHRSEEKARELLNDASEYCRAHGFQVEQEWNPGPPKEFLLPMASLRQSDMIVLGNSAQRLLTKRALGETVLHIIRYADRPLFVSQ, encoded by the coding sequence ATGATCAAAAGAATACTTCTCGGTTTAGGCGGCACACCCTATACTACCGTAGCGATCCAGCGGGCCGTCCAGCTTGCCAGGCGTTATGATGCGGAGATCACGGGCGTGGTCGTGGTCAACCCGGAGCGTTTGAAAAAAAGCGGGGCCGGTGATAGAGAGGGGATGCTTTCAGCCTCCCATCGGATCATCATGACAAGAGAGCTGATCGAACAGGCAGTCAACACGTTCCAGTCCTCGTGCGCTGCCGAAGGGATCAGGTATCGGATCGAGCAGTCAGACCGGGAGACCGCGGTGGATCAGATCATCTCCCTCGCCCGCTACCACGATCTCATGATTTTCGGCTTGCGCGGCATTTTTGAATACGACATTTCCTTCGAAGAGCCCCAGGAGACGCTGGCGCGGTTGATCTCCGCGGGGGTGAGGCCCATAATCGCCGAGTCGGATAAGTTCCGCCCCATCCATAAGGTACTGATCGCATACAGCGGCTCCATGGAGTCGGCCAAGATCATGAAGCGCTTCGTGCAGCTTCGCTTGTGGCCTGAATCGACGGTGAGGATCGGGACCTTCCACAGGTCGGAAGAGAAGGCGCGGGAACTTCTCAATGATGCGTCCGAATATTGCCGGGCCCATGGGTTCCAGGTGGAGCAGGAATGGAATCCGGGACCCCCTAAGGAGTTCCTTCTGCCCATGGCGTCGCTGCGCCAGTCCGATATGATCGTGCTGGGCAACAGCGCGCAGCGCCTGCTCACAAAGCGGGCGCTCGGCGAGACTGTTCTGCACATTATCCGATACGCGGACAGGCCCCTGTTTGTGAGCCAATAG
- a CDS encoding response regulator, with translation MGNRVLIIDDDEKLRNLLGEYLKDHGFLTTCLADGDNVLGALSADSPDLVILDIMLPGKDGLEVLKEIRRDHQLPVIMLTARGDDTDRIVGLELGADDYLPKPFNPRELLARMKAVLRRSVNEDRGGGEKSRHAIIDAAGISLNTAKQTVIAEGREMELSTAEFRVLEVLMKHPNTVMSRDQLMTLARGRDFTAFDRSIDVHISKLRSKIEADPAQPKRIRTVWGSGYMLVDAP, from the coding sequence GTGGGAAACAGAGTTCTAATCATTGATGACGATGAGAAACTGCGCAACCTTCTCGGGGAATATTTGAAAGATCACGGATTTCTCACCACCTGCCTGGCGGACGGCGACAACGTGCTGGGCGCCCTGTCAGCGGATTCACCCGATCTGGTTATTCTGGACATCATGCTGCCGGGAAAAGACGGCCTGGAAGTACTCAAAGAGATCAGGAGGGACCATCAGTTGCCCGTGATCATGCTTACCGCGAGGGGAGACGATACGGACCGCATCGTGGGGCTCGAATTAGGAGCGGACGACTATCTGCCGAAGCCCTTCAATCCCCGGGAGCTTCTCGCCCGAATGAAGGCGGTACTCAGGAGGTCCGTCAACGAGGACAGGGGCGGCGGCGAAAAAAGCCGGCACGCCATTATCGATGCTGCCGGGATCTCGCTGAATACGGCAAAGCAGACCGTCATCGCGGAAGGCAGGGAAATGGAGCTCTCCACTGCGGAGTTCAGGGTCCTCGAAGTGCTCATGAAGCACCCGAACACGGTGATGAGTCGCGACCAGCTCATGACCCTCGCCCGCGGCCGCGATTTCACCGCCTTCGACAGAAGTATCGACGTCCACATCAGCAAGCTCAGGTCCAAAATAGAGGCCGATCCCGCTCAGCCGAAGCGGATAAGGACGGTATGGGGGTCAGGCTACATGCTGGTGGATGCTCCGTGA